One stretch of Alkalinema sp. FACHB-956 DNA includes these proteins:
- a CDS encoding hybrid sensor histidine kinase/response regulator has product MDRQPCIFVVDDEPDNFDVIETLLYQEGYQFHYAQSGQRALDRLDNVQPDVILLDVMMPQMNGIEVCRKIKADPKWRAVPIVMVTALTSKEDLARCLAAGADDFVSKPVNGVELTARVKSMLRIKQQYDRLHNILQLREDMTYTIVHDLRNPLAIIMFAGDVLASAELPDFLRRNVVRLNDATDRLAHLIDDVLLLGKCEADRLVLTRTKVDLVAMAQDALKDFAPTLEAKQIELHQEFPNHPIEVLLDASLMRRVLDNLLSNALKFSYKQGQISAKLELQGAEGVLIHIADTGSGVSPDKRQAIFEKYEVGELVVGARQLGLGLAFCKTIVEAHGGQISVTDNVPNGSIFSLFLPSEPQP; this is encoded by the coding sequence ATGGATAGACAACCTTGCATTTTTGTTGTGGATGATGAACCTGATAACTTTGATGTGATTGAAACCCTGTTATATCAGGAAGGTTATCAGTTTCACTATGCCCAGAGCGGTCAGCGTGCCCTCGATCGGCTCGACAATGTGCAACCGGATGTCATTCTCCTGGATGTCATGATGCCGCAAATGAATGGCATTGAAGTCTGCCGTAAAATCAAGGCCGATCCGAAATGGCGCGCGGTACCGATCGTCATGGTGACCGCCTTGACTTCCAAGGAAGATCTCGCCCGGTGTTTGGCTGCCGGGGCCGACGATTTTGTCAGTAAGCCCGTCAATGGTGTGGAGTTGACTGCGCGGGTCAAGTCGATGCTGCGCATTAAGCAACAGTACGATCGCTTGCACAACATCTTGCAACTACGGGAGGACATGACCTATACGATTGTCCATGATCTGCGCAATCCCCTCGCGATCATCATGTTTGCAGGGGATGTGCTGGCATCGGCAGAGTTACCAGACTTTTTACGCCGCAACGTAGTTCGACTCAATGATGCCACCGATCGCTTAGCCCATTTGATTGATGATGTGCTGCTGCTGGGGAAATGCGAGGCAGATCGGTTGGTGCTAACCCGTACTAAGGTCGATCTCGTGGCGATGGCCCAGGATGCCCTTAAGGATTTCGCCCCCACCCTAGAGGCCAAACAAATCGAACTGCACCAAGAATTTCCCAATCATCCGATCGAAGTCTTGTTAGACGCCAGTTTAATGCGGCGGGTACTGGATAATCTGTTGTCCAATGCCCTCAAGTTCTCCTATAAACAAGGTCAGATTTCCGCCAAGCTGGAATTGCAGGGCGCGGAGGGGGTTCTCATTCACATTGCTGATACCGGATCAGGGGTCTCCCCCGATAAGCGTCAAGCGATTTTTGAAAAATACGAAGTGGGCGAATTAGTGGTTGGGGCTCGGCAATTGGGGCTGGGCCTTGCATTTTGCAAAACGATCGTCGAAGCCCATGGGGGACAGATTTCAGTCACCGACAATGTGCCCAATGGCTCGATTTTTAGTCTCTTTTTGCCCTCTGAACCCCAGCCATAA